The sequence below is a genomic window from Patescibacteria group bacterium.
TAAATACCATAAAACTCGCTTTTCTTTTGGATAACTTGGTTTTAAAGGCATATATTTGTTTATTAGTTAACAGTGTTACCCCTAAGTATACCAAGTGTTACCTATTAGTGTTAACTGTACATTGTATTGCAATTTATTAAAAAAGTATTACAATATATCGAATATATGGAGGAAAAATGAAAATTCTTACTATAAAGCAAATAGAAGATTATGTTTGCAAAGGATATACACTACTTACATTTACAGGTAGTGGAAAAAATTATGTTGGAATTTCTTTGGTGCATGAAACTGTAAGAAGAAGAAAGCTTTCAACTCCTTTGTCAACTTTATAAGATTATTAATCGTCCTATAAAACTAAAATACGTACCAAGCGATGGATATGTATGGGAAAATTACTTTCTTTTTGTTCCGGGATTAGATGCTTATATAGGAGATAGTCTTAATAAAGAATTCTTTGATAAGGTTAAAAAACGGTTTCAAAATCAATATGAAATACTGAAACAGGTGTTTCAATAATAGACTTTGTAATTTACAAAAGGAGCTTCGCGCTCCTTTTTATCTTCTCTTTCCAAAACTCCTCTTCCTTCCCCTATTTGCAAATCTATGTGCTTCTTCACGAGTTTTTAGAAGTGTTGGTTTAATATTCTCACACAAGTCCTTGATACTTTTACTCATTCCTGTTCCATATACCAACCTATCATTATCATATTTAGAAATTCCTACAATTGGAATATTTATATTTATTTTCCTGAATAATTTAGAAATGTAATCAACTTGTGGTTTTCCACCGTCTATCATTATCAAATCGGGTCTTTGCCATTCATTATGATTTAATCTTCTTGAAATTACTTCTTCAAGTGCTCTTTCATCATCCCCTGCTGGTGCAGTTTTTATTTTAAATAATCTGTATTCATTTTTGTTTGCCTCACCATTTTCAAAAACAACCATTGATCCATATGATTCATGACCTCCAAAATGTGAAATATCATAGCCCTCTATTCTATTTATTTTCTCATTTATATCATCTTCGTTTGTAAGAAGTGATACATCTTGGATATGTTTTAAAAATTTTGCTTTCTCAGGAGATTCTTCCATTAATTTTTTTAATAATCGTTTTTTTTCTCCGGACAGAAACAAAATAATATTAGAAATATTCTTTTTGTAATCTTTTTTTGATATTTCTGAAATACAAGTTCCTGGACATAATCCAATTTGATAATCAAAACAAGGTTTTCCATTATTTGGAACACATGTGCTATATGGAAATATTCGTCTTATAATTTTTAGTGCATTTTGAATAAGATAAAGTGATTGATAAGGGCCAAATACTGCAAATTTATTTACAGGAAATTTGTGCAATTCACGTTCTCTTATTAATTTAACTTTTGGAAAATCACTATTTTTATCAATTGCAATGTAGATAAAAGATCTATTGTCTTTGTCTTTTATATTATATTTTGGCCAATATTTTTTGATATTTTTTGCTTCTAATATAATTGCTTCAAGTAAATTATCTGTTTCAATATATTTAATATCATATGCGAGTGATACCATTTCAGCAATTCTTATATCAATATTTTTTTGAAAGTATTGTGAAACTCTGTTTTTCAAACTTGTTGCACGACCAACATAAAGAATGTGTTTATTTTTATCTATAAAAAAATATACCCCGCTAGATTTAGGAAATTTTTTAATTTTATCTTTTAATTTTGTCATGAATTAATATTATAATAAATAGCTAATTTTGACTATATCCTGTGAGATGATATTATCTCACAGGATATATTGACATATAAATTAGAAATAATAAGATATATACATAATCATTTGAAAAGCGATTATGAACAAAAATAAAGCCTTATTATTCAAAAATAAATATAGAATTGAATCAATTCGATTAAAAAATTGGGATTATTCTGATCCTGGTTTTTATTTTATTACCATTTGTATAAAAGATAGAGAAAATATATTTGGTGAAATCATTGATGGAAAAATGGTTTTAAATATATATGGGTATATTGTGAAATATTGTTGTCGTGATTTACCAAATCATTATAAAAATTGTATTGTGGATTCATATGTAATAATGCCGAATCATTTCCATGGGATAATACAAATCAAAGATGCGGTTCGCGTTGGGATGGTTCGCGACGCATTTGTAGAGACGATTCATGAATCGTCTCTACGCGAACCATCCCAACGGGTCCGACGTGAATCGTCCAAATGCAAACACAACACAAAACAACGACGTAAAATGTTATTATCAAAAATAATTGGACGGTTCAAAATGCAATCATCCAAAAAAATCAATTTGGTAAATCACGCAATATATTTTCGTTGGCAAAAATCATATTACGAATACATAATCAGAAATGAACAATCATTATATAGAATTCGACAATATATAAAAAACAATCCAATAAATTGGGATTGCGACAGAAATAATAACAAATAATTTATTTATTTTTCTGTTTTTTAATTATTTTTACAACCCCAAAAATCACGAACAATAATCCCAATCCTTGTGCGCCGGGACTATCATCATATCCGCCATAAACAAATATAAAAATACCGAACAGTATTAATGGAATTAAATATAATAGTTTTTTGAGTTTCATATAATTTTTCTTTTTCTTATCTCTAAACATAAATTATTCCCGCCTCAATATAATTTATAATTGTTCCGAAATCCCGCTTCGCGGGATTATTTTTCATATAGGTTTGTTAAGAATTTATTTTACAACAACATTATTTTATAATTTTATATCTTGTGCTTCTTCCCTGACCAATTCTTTCAACTAATCTAAGTGTTAATAATTTTCTAAGTGCTTGTTTGATAGTAACTAGTGGAATATAATTATTTAATTTTTCATTAATTTCTGAAACACTCAAAGTTTCTCCATTTTTTAATAATTCAAAAACTATCTCTTGTTTTCCTGACAAAAGTTTTTCTGGTTGTTGTAAGTTCATTAATTCTTTTGCTTTTTCTGCTTGTATGAATAATTTATCAAGAAAAAAACTTAACCATGGAGTAATATCCTCATTCTTTGTTTTATGGTTTTTTTGAGTAGCTCTAAGTGAAAGATAATAATCATCTTTATTATCTTCTATTATTTCATCAATAGAAATATATGGAACATATGCATAATTATTACGAAGTAAAAGTAAATTTGTAAGAGCTCTGCTTAAACGACCATTTCCATCAAGAAAAGGATGGATAGCTAAAAATTCAAATATAAAATTTGCAATAATCAAAATTGGATGTAATTCTTTTTTATCAAATTGTTCATTTGTCCAAGAAATAATTGATTCCATTTCTGGTTTTACTAAATAAGGTTTTGTTGGATTAAATAAAACAATTTCTTCTCCTGTTTCATTTTTCATTATTACTGTATTTTCTGAACTTTTATATTTCCCTAAATGAGATTGATCTTTCTTTGAAAATTGCAAAAGAATACTATGAAATTGAAGTATGTTATTTTCTGTTAATTTAAGTGTATTATAATTATCAAAAATTTTACCAAGCAAGTCAGCATAACCAGCGACCTCTTCTTCGTCACGATTTTTAGGTGGATTGAGTTTTAATCCGCGAAGCAATCTAGCCACTTCTTCATCTGTCATTTTTGATCCTTCAATACGAGTAGAAGCACCAGTGGAAGTTATAATAACAGAAGATTTCAGGCGACCTAAAATTTGTGGATTAAGTTTCAAACTTCCACGCCAAAGACCCTTAAATTCATCTATTTTAGTTATTTTACCTAGTATTTCTTGATTTAATTTAATTCTATCGTAAAATCTATCTTTTTCCATATTTTTAATGTTTTAATCATATATATTTAACTATATACGATTATATACGAAAGTATCTAAAAAGTCAAATCCCAGGGCTACGCCGAAGCCTTGGCGAAGGCGAGGCCATAAAAAAACACAAAAATACCGAATAGTATTAATGGAATTAAATATAATAGTTTTTTAGTTTTCATGTGGGCTTATTTTAAATTTTAGCTTTATTTAATATATTATCAATTATCCAATATTTGTAATTACCAATATTTAAATAATTATATATTTTTGAATCAAATAAGGATTCATAACCTTTTATTTTTAATTCATTTGATAAACTATCTAAAAATGTTGTCTTGCCTTCTCCCCATTTACCAGAAATGCCAAAAATAAATGATTCATTTTGGATATTATCATAATTTTTTTCTATAATATCTACAACATTTTTTATAAATTTTTCTCTACTTTTTATTTGCATATATTTACTAATTCATATTTTATCTAATACTAATCTTTATAATATTCTAATTTACCTATTTCTTCAAATAACTCTTCAAATATTCCCCAGTCACACTTTTTTCATTTCTAACAATATCTTCAGGTGTTCCATAAGCAATTACACGACCACCATTTTCTCCACCATCAGGACCCAAGTCAATTATATAATCCATTGATTTTATAACATGCAAATTATGCTCAATAATCAGAATTGTGTTTCCACGTTCTACAAGTTTGTTTAACACGTGGAGCAACAATTCAATATCATGATAATGAAGTCCTGTTGTGGGCTCATCCAACAAATACAATGTGCGTTTTCCAAGTGTGTTTGTAAGCTCTTTTGCGAGTTTTATGCGCTGAGCTTCTCCACCTGAAAGAGTTGTTGCTGATTGTCCCAGCTTCAAATATCCAAGTCCAACTTCTATTAGAACTTTTAATTTATCAGTTATAAAGTAATTTCCGTCAAAAAGTTTGTATGCCTCATCAATTGTGAGGTCTAGCACATCAGCAATACTATGATTTTTGTATTTTACTTGTAATGTTTCTCTGTTAAATCTTTTGCCATGACATACTTCACACTCCACAAGTACTGGTGGTAAAAAATGCATTTCAATAAGGTTAAATCCTGCTCCAGAACACGCTTCACATCTTCCACCTGCTCGATTGAATGAAAAACGAGATAATGTATATGCTCTTTCACGTGATTCTGGAAGTTCTGCAAAAAATTCTCTAATTGGTGAAAATATTCCAGTATATGTTGCTGGATTTGATCGTGGAGTTCGACCAATTGGTGATTGATTTATAATTACTAATTTATCAACATATTCTAATCCTTTTATTTCTTTTACATTTTCTAAATTTGGTTTTGCGGGTCTACTCATAATCTTTGAAACATTTTTGTATAACACATCATATATAAGAGATGATTTTCCACTTCCTGAAACTCCAGTAATACTAACCATACGGCCAAGAGGAATTTCTACATTTACTCCTTTTAGATTATTTGCTTTTGCACCTATAATTTTTATAGCTCCTTTATTTTTCTCACGTCGGTGTGCAGGAACTTCGATTTTTCTCTGTCCTCTTAAATATTGCAAAGTCAAAGATTTTTGGAATTTTGATCGCGACGTAGCCGAAGGCGAAGTCGGATCAAGTAATTCTAAAGTATTTCCAATTGCCATGACTTCCCCTCCGTGAACTCCAGCAAGAGGTCCAAGATCTACTAAATAATCTGATTCAAGAATAGTTCTTTCGTCGTGCTCAACAATTATTACAGTATTATTTTTATCGCGTAATGCTTTTAGAGTTTCAATTAATCTGTCAGTGTCTCTTTCATGGAGTCCAATTGTTGGCTCATCTAAAACATATAGTGTTCGAGAAAGTTGAGATCCAATCTGTGATGATAATCTTATACGTTGTGCTTCTCCACCTGACAATGTTTCTGCTTCACGACTAAGTGATAAATAATTCAATCCAACTTTTGATAAAAACTCATATCTATTTATAATTTGATTAATTACCAAATCAGCAATTGCCTTTTGTCGCTTTGTCATTTTGTCTTGGAAGTGTTTGAAAAATTCAATTGCCTTATCAATAGACAAATCACAAACTTCTGCAATATTCTTTTTGTTTATTTTTACTGACAATGCTTCATCACGTAATCTTCTACCATTACATTTGTCACATACTTTTCCTTTGAAACCAATTTTTCCCAAACCAGAACATTTTTCACATGCACCATGAGGAGAATTAAATGAAAATAATCTTGGCTCTACTTCTGGAAATGAAAAACTATCATTTGGACAAGTCCAGTTTGACGATAATAAAAATTCTTCTTTGTTTATTTGAACAACTACAAGACCTTTACTATATGCTAGTGAACTTTCTACTGCTTCAAATAATCTCGTTTCATCAGTTAGCATTACCTTATCAACTACCAAATCAATGCTGTGCTTTTTCTTTGGGTCTAATACAATTTTTTCTCGAAGTGAATGCATTTTTCCATCAACTCTAACTTCTCCATAGCCAAGTTTTAGATAATCATAAAGCATTTGATAATATTCACCTTTTCTGTCCATGACAATTGGTGAAAGTATTACTGCAAAGTCCTTATCACCTACTTTTTTAGAAATAATAATATCTATCATTTCCTCAAGAGATAATTTTTCTATTTTTGTTCCGCAAAGTGGACAAAATACTTCACCAACTCTCGCATAAAGAATTCTTAAGTAATCATAAATATCAGTAAGTGTTCCAACTGTAGACCTTGGATTATGTGATAGAGCTTTTTGGTCAATAGAAATTGATGGAGCAAGTCCAATTATTTCATCAACATCAGCGGGTTTTTTTTGTCCCAAAAATTGTCTCATGTATGGTGAAAGTGACTCAACATATTGACGCTGACCTTCAGCAAAAATTGTATCAAAAGCAAGAGACGATTTCCCACTTCCAGAAAGTCCTGTTATTACTGTTAATTTGTTGTGCGGAATTTCTAAATCTATGTTTTTTAGATTATGCATTCTCGCACCATGTATAATTATTTTTTCTTCCATATACTAATTTTTTTATGCCAATATACAAATGACATACCAATTATACAAATGACATTCGTATTATTGGTATAAATTTGTATATTAGTATTATATTTACTCGTTATTATTGGCAATATCCAAGAAATCTTCTATATCCTTTATTATAGTTTTTGGAACAATGTTATTCTTTTTATTATATTCAATTTGCTTTTTTCTACGTCTTTCTACTTCTTTTATTGCCTTTTTCATTGAGTCAGTTGTTTTATCAGCATAAAGAATTATTTTTCCTTTTACATTTCGCGCTGCACGACCCATTGTTTGCATAAGCGATGTCTCACTTCTTAAAAATCCTTCACGATCAGCATCAAGTATTGCAACAAGAGTTACTTCTGGTAAATCCAATCCTTCACGAAGTAAATTTACACCGATCAAAACATCAAATTTTCCAAGACGAAAGTTTTTTAGTATTTCATTTCTTTCAAAAGTTTTTACATCAGAGTGTACATAATTAGATCTAAATTTATGTTCAGTTAAATACGCATGCAAATCCTCAGCTTGTTTTTTTGTTAAAGTATTTACAATTACTCTCTCATGTATTTTTGCAAGTCTTTCAATCTCATCCATTATGTCATTTATTTGGCTTCTGTTGGTTTTTTTATCGAACACTGGTCTAATTTCCACTTCTGGGTCAATGAGGCCTGTAGGACGTATAATTTGCTCTACAATGGCCTTAGAATGCTCATATTCGAACTTTCCAGGAGTTGCAGTTGTAAAAATTACTTGCCCAATTCTTTTTTTAAATTCTTCAAATCTCAGTGGTCTATTATCAAGTGCAGATGGCAATCTCCAACCATATTTTACAAGCGCTTGTTTTCTACTTCTATCACCTTCATACATTCCACCAATTTGTGGAACTGCAATATGTGATTCATCTATAATTGTTAAAAAATCTGGTTTGCCATTTTTTACAGGAAAATATGCGAGTAATGAGTCGGGTGATTCTCCGGCTAATTTTCCTGACAAATGTCTTGAGTAATTTTCTATTCCATGACAATATCCAATTGATCTAATCATTTCCATATCATATTTAGTACGTCTCTCTAATCTTTCAGCTTCTAAATACAATTTATTTTTTTTAAAATAAGATAATCTTTCTTTCAATTCTGCTTTTATATTTTTCAAAGCAATTTTTATCTGAGGTGCGTTTGATATAAAATGCTTCGGAGGAAAAATTAATATCTCTCTTAAATTTTCTAAAATATTTTGGGTAACATTATCTACAACATCAATACTTTCTATTTTTTGATCTTTTAATTCAATTCTATAAGTAATATCTTGGTCCATTGGTTTTAATTCAAACACATCACCTCTTATTCTAAATTGTCCACGAGTCAAAACTCCGCTCGTTCTTTCAAATTGAATTCTTACAAATTGTGTTATTAAATCAGCTCTTACAATTTCTTGATCTTTTTCTAAATGAATTGATGATTCTTGATAATTTTCCGGAACTCCTAAATTATAAATACATGAAACAGATGCAACAACTATTACATCTCGCCTTGTTGATAATGCAGTTGTAGCACCATGGCGAAGTTTATCAATCTCCTGATTTATCATTGCTTCTTTATCAATATAGGTATCAGTAATTGGCAAATATGCTTCTGGTTGATAATAATCATAATAAGAAACAAAATAATGAACTGCGTTTTCAGGGAAAAAGTTTTTATATTCTCTGTATAATTGTGCTGCTAATGATTTGTTTGGTGCAATTACAAGAACGGGTTTATCAATACCAGAGATAATATTTGCGACTGTAAATGTTTTACCAGATCCTGTGACACCCATAAGTGTTTCAAAATCAAAACCTTTCTCAAGTCCCTTTTTGAGTTTCATAATTGCCTCTGGTTGATCGCCAGCTGGCTTAAATGAAGATTTTAATTTAAATAGTTTTGCCATATTTATTTTCGGTAACATTATTACGATTCATAAAACTATACGTTTTATATTTTTTATTTTTTGTAGTTTTTTTCTATTCCACCCTTTTCTAGAAAAGGGTGTAGCCTAAAAGTCGCGAGCACATAAAAATTTTTAAATTTATCATTTCGTCAAGCTAAAACTTCAAATGTTACCTATCGGTAACTTGAAGTTTTTTTACGCTTGACTACACTCAAATTTTAATAAAATTTTCATAAGCTCGCAAATAAAATCAGATACAATTTTAGATTAAATTGTGCAGTTTAGAAGTTAACGTAAGACGTCTTACGTTTAACGAAACTACCATCGTAGACATATATCATACAACGAAACCAACCACCTATTGATGTATAGGGGTTGTATGAATAATTTAATTAATGTGAATTATAACAAAAAAATGCGTTTTTGACAACGTTAATTTAATGTGTTAGATTATTTAATCAAAACTAAATTTTCGGGAGGAAATAATGACAAACCAAATATTGGTACCAAATCTTTTAGAGACAATAAACTTTGCTGGGAAATTATTCAGAGAGCGCTTATTTTTTAATGTTTTTTCGTATTGTGTGATTCTTATCTTTGTTATTATGAGTAATATTTTGAATATTTATAGTTGGGGATGGGGAATTATTCCATGGTTTTTTATAGCTTTTATTCTTGGCTGGATATTGAGTAGGGTTAAAAATAAAATATCCCGCAAAGGATATTTTACAAAAAAAATAACCAGATGGATTAAATATCAAAAATCATATCATAAAGAAAACTTTGTAATGGGAATGTATTTTTGCATACAACATGGATTCCCAGAAATAGAATCTTATGAAGATAAGTTTTTTATAAAACATTATCTAGTAAAGAATTATATTCATTTTATGGATTTGGAATTTATTTTGTCCAATATAAAACTGCTTCAGTATTTAGGAGGTCCAGCAAATTCAGAAATTGAATTCAACAAAATCGTCGCTGATTATGTTTTTGAAAAAATTCAAGAACATGAAAAATACAGGGAAGAACAAAACAAAGAACATACCTTCGGAGTAGAGATGATTAAAAAATATCATACTTGGTTCAGTGACATAGCACTTCCCAAAGAACAAAGGGAATTCTATAAAAAGATATAATACACTAATAATAAAAAATAAAACGTCAGGCGAGGTCTGGCGTTTTTTAATACAATAAGTGCGTATTATGAATATATTTTATAGTAGAAAATATAGATAAAACTAGTTTCATAAAAAATCGATGGGTTAAACTTGATGATTTTTTTATAAATAATATTATCTTTGTAATTTTTTCCTAATCTCTTCCAGGGCTTTTGTTGGTTTATACATAAGGTCAGAATTCATCATAAGATTAGTTGCCTCTTTTTGTAAATTATCTGGTAAGGAAGATAATTCTTTCAATGCTTCAATCTCCTCTAAAGCTCTTTTTGGGCTATATGCAGGATGTGGTTTTCTTAAATAATCCAAAGCAATTTCTTTATAATTATCTGTAAGATTATTGATTTCCTGCATAGCACGAACTTCTTCCATGGCTTGTTCTGGAGTGTGTTCCCAATCTGGATCTAAAAATTCATCAAAAATCTTTTTTAAATCATCTGAAAGTTCATCATATTGTTTTTTTATTTCTGGTGGAATATTATCTAGACTTAAATTTTCAAAATTATTCATCTTTTTTGTATTATTAATTATATGGTTAGTTTAACAAATTGTGTATACAAAATCAATTTGAAAATATTGACTTATCATTATTTTTATTATATAATAATAAATTCTAAAATTGAATATAGGAGTAAAAATGAATGTATTTTGTCGAGATTTCAGGACAGAAAAACTGCATAAGAGAAGAATGATTCATGGATTTGTAGGAATTCATGAGAAGGTAATATTGGAAGTGGGGTGTGGTAAGGGATACTGTACGGAGATTTTGTTAACAGAAGATAATTTTTTGCTTGGAATAGATCCATGCGAAGAAGATATCAAAGAAATAATGACTCGTAATTTTCCAAGAAACGCTCAATTTAGAGCATGTGGCTTACAACACATGACTCATGGATATAGTTTTGATCTTATTGTATTCTACAAGAGCTTTCATGAATTACAAGGAATAAGCCTTGAAGAAGCTCTGATAAAATCAAAACATCTACTCAATCCAAACGGCAAAATTTTGATAATTGAGGAAAGTCTGAAGTCTCAATTATTTAAAATTCATAACTACGATCCATTCAAAGAAAGAGCAGAAAACTTGGAAATTGAAAAAGTTTCAAGAGCTCAAAAATGTGTCATGAACACAAAATATGAGTTATGCGTCTTAAGAACTACGATTGAGTTTAAAAATGTGGAAGATTTCTGTATTAGAGAGCTTCACGAGACAAAACCTGATCAATTATTTAAAAGTATTGTAGTATTAGCAATAAAAGAAGCTACATCAGTTTATGCAGGTGAAAAACCATTTTGTTTGAAAGAGGTAATGAATATGTATCTAATTTCATAATAAATGGACATTATTAAGTATATAGCAGACCGGAAACGGTCTGCTATTATTTTTATAAATTTAATATCAATTAATAAAACAAAAAACTGTGAATTAACACAGAATTTTGTTATTTAAAATAAGTTTTCCTTTAATTTTTTGTATTTTGCAATAATGCAAGTTCTAAAGCTTCTTCTGGCTTATATTTTTCAGTATCATCTTTATAATAACCAACCACGTGTTCTGTGTTTAAATATTTTTCAGCAATAACCCTGAGATTTTCTGGTAATTTATTAATTTTATCTCTTGCAATTGTAGATTTCAATGCAGAATTATAAGATTTGTATTGTTCTTTATATTCATTAGCAATAGATTTTAAATCTTCTGGTAATTTATCTATTTCACCAAAAGCAATGGCTTCTTTTAATTCAAATTCAAGAGATCTGTCTTTTGAATTTTGTAGATTAGTGTAGGCAAAATTTCTTAATTTTGGAGGAAGATCATTAATACCTTTTAATGTTTCAGCAATATGCTGAAGTTCAACTACGTGAGCATGAAAAAAATCTATTATCTTTATTTTATGTCTTAAATCTTTGAATTCATCAGGTATTTTATCAGCCTCTTGGTCTGCTTTAAACTCAGTTAAAGCTAACAATGGATTTTGATCTATTGCTGAACTATTAATGGAATTTCTTAAATCTTCTGGTAAATTATCAATTTCCTGTTGAGCTCTAACTATTTCTAATATGGTTTTCATATCATAATCATCTCTATTAAAATGTTTTTCAGCAACGAGTTTTAAATCATCTGGTAATTTTTTAAGTTCATCTACTGTATCTTTGTCTATATTATTTTCACTATAAACCCTTAATAAGGTTTCGTATCTTGATTCATCTTTTTTAGGTATTTCTACCTCATCTTCTTGTTTTCCATCATCATCTTCATTTGAATTTATTGTTGGGTTTTCAAAATTCATATTTTTTGTTTATTCATATTTTTTAATTATTTAAAGTATATATTATGATGCCTTTTTCATATTTTCTAAAGCTGCTTTTAAAGCATCAATAGGAGAAAGATCTTCGTATCTAGGTCCTATCATTTTTTCGGCAAAAAGTTTCGCATCTTCAGGAAGTTGCATAATTTTTTTATATGCTTCTACTTGTTCTGAGAGAGCATTTTCATT
It includes:
- the uvrB gene encoding excinuclease ABC subunit UvrB, which produces MAKLFKLKSSFKPAGDQPEAIMKLKKGLEKGFDFETLMGVTGSGKTFTVANIISGIDKPVLVIAPNKSLAAQLYREYKNFFPENAVHYFVSYYDYYQPEAYLPITDTYIDKEAMINQEIDKLRHGATTALSTRRDVIVVASVSCIYNLGVPENYQESSIHLEKDQEIVRADLITQFVRIQFERTSGVLTRGQFRIRGDVFELKPMDQDITYRIELKDQKIESIDVVDNVTQNILENLREILIFPPKHFISNAPQIKIALKNIKAELKERLSYFKKNKLYLEAERLERRTKYDMEMIRSIGYCHGIENYSRHLSGKLAGESPDSLLAYFPVKNGKPDFLTIIDESHIAVPQIGGMYEGDRSRKQALVKYGWRLPSALDNRPLRFEEFKKRIGQVIFTTATPGKFEYEHSKAIVEQIIRPTGLIDPEVEIRPVFDKKTNRSQINDIMDEIERLAKIHERVIVNTLTKKQAEDLHAYLTEHKFRSNYVHSDVKTFERNEILKNFRLGKFDVLIGVNLLREGLDLPEVTLVAILDADREGFLRSETSLMQTMGRAARNVKGKIILYADKTTDSMKKAIKEVERRRKKQIEYNKKNNIVPKTIIKDIEDFLDIANNNE
- a CDS encoding class I SAM-dependent methyltransferase translates to MNVFCRDFRTEKLHKRRMIHGFVGIHEKVILEVGCGKGYCTEILLTEDNFLLGIDPCEEDIKEIMTRNFPRNAQFRACGLQHMTHGYSFDLIVFYKSFHELQGISLEEALIKSKHLLNPNGKILIIEESLKSQLFKIHNYDPFKERAENLEIEKVSRAQKCVMNTKYELCVLRTTIEFKNVEDFCIRELHETKPDQLFKSIVVLAIKEATSVYAGEKPFCLKEVMNMYLIS
- a CDS encoding transposase produces the protein MNKNKALLFKNKYRIESIRLKNWDYSDPGFYFITICIKDRENIFGEIIDGKMVLNIYGYIVKYCCRDLPNHYKNCIVDSYVIMPNHFHGIIQIKDAVRVGMVRDAFVETIHESSLREPSQRVRRESSKCKHNTKQRRKMLLSKIIGRFKMQSSKKINLVNHAIYFRWQKSYYEYIIRNEQSLYRIRQYIKNNPINWDCDRNNNK
- the uvrA gene encoding excinuclease ABC subunit UvrA; amino-acid sequence: MEEKIIIHGARMHNLKNIDLEIPHNKLTVITGLSGSGKSSLAFDTIFAEGQRQYVESLSPYMRQFLGQKKPADVDEIIGLAPSISIDQKALSHNPRSTVGTLTDIYDYLRILYARVGEVFCPLCGTKIEKLSLEEMIDIIISKKVGDKDFAVILSPIVMDRKGEYYQMLYDYLKLGYGEVRVDGKMHSLREKIVLDPKKKHSIDLVVDKVMLTDETRLFEAVESSLAYSKGLVVVQINKEEFLLSSNWTCPNDSFSFPEVEPRLFSFNSPHGACEKCSGLGKIGFKGKVCDKCNGRRLRDEALSVKINKKNIAEVCDLSIDKAIEFFKHFQDKMTKRQKAIADLVINQIINRYEFLSKVGLNYLSLSREAETLSGGEAQRIRLSSQIGSQLSRTLYVLDEPTIGLHERDTDRLIETLKALRDKNNTVIIVEHDERTILESDYLVDLGPLAGVHGGEVMAIGNTLELLDPTSPSATSRSKFQKSLTLQYLRGQRKIEVPAHRREKNKGAIKIIGAKANNLKGVNVEIPLGRMVSITGVSGSGKSSLIYDVLYKNVSKIMSRPAKPNLENVKEIKGLEYVDKLVIINQSPIGRTPRSNPATYTGIFSPIREFFAELPESRERAYTLSRFSFNRAGGRCEACSGAGFNLIEMHFLPPVLVECEVCHGKRFNRETLQVKYKNHSIADVLDLTIDEAYKLFDGNYFITDKLKVLIEVGLGYLKLGQSATTLSGGEAQRIKLAKELTNTLGKRTLYLLDEPTTGLHYHDIELLLHVLNKLVERGNTILIIEHNLHVIKSMDYIIDLGPDGGENGGRVIAYGTPEDIVRNEKSVTGEYLKSYLKK
- a CDS encoding P-loop NTPase fold protein, with protein sequence MQIKSREKFIKNVVDIIEKNYDNIQNESFIFGISGKWGEGKTTFLDSLSNELKIKGYESLFDSKIYNYLNIGNYKYWIIDNILNKAKI
- a CDS encoding Fic family protein, translating into MEKDRFYDRIKLNQEILGKITKIDEFKGLWRGSLKLNPQILGRLKSSVIITSTGASTRIEGSKMTDEEVARLLRGLKLNPPKNRDEEEVAGYADLLGKIFDNYNTLKLTENNILQFHSILLQFSKKDQSHLGKYKSSENTVIMKNETGEEIVLFNPTKPYLVKPEMESIISWTNEQFDKKELHPILIIANFIFEFLAIHPFLDGNGRLSRALTNLLLLRNNYAYVPYISIDEIIEDNKDDYYLSLRATQKNHKTKNEDITPWLSFFLDKLFIQAEKAKELMNLQQPEKLLSGKQEIVFELLKNGETLSVSEINEKLNNYIPLVTIKQALRKLLTLRLVERIGQGRSTRYKIIK
- a CDS encoding GIY-YIG nuclease family protein, whose product is MTKLKDKIKKFPKSSGVYFFIDKNKHILYVGRATSLKNRVSQYFQKNIDIRIAEMVSLAYDIKYIETDNLLEAIILEAKNIKKYWPKYNIKDKDNRSFIYIAIDKNSDFPKVKLIRERELHKFPVNKFAVFGPYQSLYLIQNALKIIRRIFPYSTCVPNNGKPCFDYQIGLCPGTCISEISKKDYKKNISNIILFLSGEKKRLLKKLMEESPEKAKFLKHIQDVSLLTNEDDINEKINRIEGYDISHFGGHESYGSMVVFENGEANKNEYRLFKIKTAPAGDDERALEEVISRRLNHNEWQRPDLIMIDGGKPQVDYISKLFRKININIPIVGISKYDNDRLVYGTGMSKSIKDLCENIKPTLLKTREEAHRFANRGRKRSFGKRR